A segment of the Salvelinus sp. IW2-2015 unplaced genomic scaffold, ASM291031v2 Un_scaffold3532, whole genome shotgun sequence genome:
GCTCTCCTGACGTCATTGTTTGGTCAGCACGGGAACCctcccctacacacacatacactgactatatatatatatatatatatatatatatatgaatgtgaTTGTGGAACTATTATATTTAAACTGGCTGTACAACTGTCTTTTTTCAGTCACACCTCTGGATGTTGTCAAGATCAGACTCCAGGCTCAGAAAAGTCCTTTTCCCAAAGGTAATAAGACAATAATCAATGTAACCTAccattcctctgtcctctctctaaaCCACAGTGCTCAATCCATTATGTATGTCTTCATTGTTCTCCAGGGAAATGCTTTGTGTACTACAATGGCCTGATGGACCATACCTGTGTGTGTACGAACGGCAACTCCAAGGCCTGGTACAAGGCCCCCGGCCACTTCAACGGCACTCTGGTAAACATCTTTAACATCTCTACCCAACTCCCAACCCCCATCTAGATATGCAAGGATTGGGTTGGTGTGTATCAAGTGCAACTTTTTTCTAATCATTATTACCGGTAGTTACTTcttgcagccttagaatgtattaaaaagcaaaacatatagcccaatgtttgaaTCACAactacataaataactctaaattaagcaaatAGGattacctgtttctttgttaaccactcaacacagagtAGCRGCATgttcacactccctcaaatcgtttggagaaaatatcctttctattttattaagCTATGTTCAATGGTATTCTttgtaatataaaataatgccacYGAATTCTAAGCAAatcatgtctgctaaatgaactagtgtagcccacagccatatggcatagccagatcaggacctaacataaggacaactcagagtatgctattctgttaatCTGAaagagactacattttcttcatatcatatttctttagacctgtcgaaaataaatcatggatttattgtgatggtgtagcctatattacatggatttattagactttttaaaatgtagatgttccaaaggtctgcaccagtagcttgtaggctatgtgtggaagccaggagatgttaAATGTGTTAATGTTAATTAACTGTCAATTACCGTTAGACCGGctgttatttgcttgacaatcaccggctgataaaatttcatgaccgccacagcccgtGGGACTTGGAACCAGCCTCAAGTGATGGACCCATTGAAAGCTAACCACAAGCATTATAaagatgtacagtggcaagaaaaagtatgtgaacccttaagaatgatctggatttctgcataaattggtcataacaacatacaaacacactcttcttaaactaataacacacaaattattgtatgtttcttgtctatattgaatacatcatttaaacattcacagtgtaggttggaaaaagtatgtgaacccctaggctaatgacttctccaaaagctaattggaatcaggagtcagctaacctggagtacaatcattgagacaagtttggagatgttggttagagatgCCCTGCTCAATAAAAAACACAKAAAAaaattgagtttgctattcacaagaagcattgcctgatgtgaaacatgcctcaaacaaaagagatctcagaagacccaagaatAAGAGTTTGTTGACTTACataagctggaaagggttacaaaagtatctctaaaagccttgatgttcatcagtccacggtaagacaaattgtctataaatgtagaaagttcagcactgttgctactctctctaggagaggccgtcctgcaaagatgactgcaagagcacaacgcagaatgctcaatgaggttaagaagaatcctagagtgtcagctaaagacttacagaaatctttggaacatgctaacatctctgttgacgagtctacgatacgtaaaacactaaacaataatggtgttcatgggaggacaccacggaagaagccactYCTGTCCAAaataaacattgctgcacatctgaagtttgcaaaagagcatctggatgttccacagctctactggcaaaatattctgtggacagatgaaactaaagttgagttgtttggaaggaacacacaacactggagaaaaaaaggcacagcacgccaacatcaaaacctcaactGTTAAGTATGGttaagggagcatcatggtttggagctgctttgctgcctcagggcctggacagcttgctatcatcgacggaaaaatgaattcccaagtttatcaagacattttgcaggagaaaggctatctgtccgccaattgaagctcaacagaagttgggtgatgcaacaggacaacgacccaaaacacagaaataaatcaacaacagaatggcttcaacagaagaaaatacgccttctggagtggcccagtcagagtcctgacctcaactcgattgagatgctgtggcatgacctcaatagagtggttcacaccagacatcacaagaatattgctgaactgaaacagttttgtaaagaggaatggtccaaaatttctCCTGACCAGTGCAGGAGTGCAGGTcggatctgcaactacagaaaacgtttggttgaggttattgctgccaaaggagggtcaaccagttattaaatccaagggttcacatacttttcccaccctgcactgtgaatgtttacacggtgtgttcaataaagacatgaaaatgtataattgtttgtgtgttatacgttttaagcagactgtgtttgtctattgttgtgacttagatgaagatcaaattttatgaccaatttatgcagaagtccaggtaactccaaagggttcacatactttttattgcCACTGTATAATGGTTCGGACTCACCAATAGCATTTGCCTGCCGAGAGTACTTAGctcctctgaacagagtgccggCTGTAATTTGCGAACCGAGTGTGAaccgattttacatgtagaatRGCACAAASYTGTCYGCKGTCAGARATCAACAGCGTGCTGAATGAACGGTAGACGAACGGGAGATCCACATTCGGTACGACCCTTAAGCGTTTATAAACATGTACATCAGTATCATGCATTAGTTATTTCTCTGGTTCTTTGACCCTCTCTCTACAGGATGCCTTTATTAAGATAGTCCGCAGGGAAGGTATCAAGTCGTTATGGAGCGGCCTCCCTCCAACCCTGTGAGTCTGAAGTCTGCCGTTACTCTGCCTCATTACTAATTCACACTGCTTACTTGGCTTCAGCACTGATTTATGGTCAGCTGTGTCTTGAGTGCCTGGCCCGCTGTGATTCAGCAAACTCATAGTCTATTGATAATTCAGTTGTTTACGATTGTTTCCCATTGTTCTGCTCATTTGTATCGAGCAGTACGGATGGACACTGTGATTTTGTAGACTCAGGGTTTATCGATATTTGAtttgttaatgttttattttaaatctcTCAGTCCTGGATTTGTGTCTGAGCGGTGTGGTAACGGCTGAGTCATGGGCTGTTGATTAATTTGGGAACATTTTATTTGTACCTCTTGCTTGCCCCCATCTGATTTGTGTCTGATATGGTAAAAGCTGAttcattttatttgttgtttatgGATATTTCATCTGTTGATGTTGGTTTCTTGTTTGTAATGCCTGATTTGAATGAGTCAGGGTTCTTGAGGAAACATTAGATTTGCATCTCTGTTAATGCTTCTTGCAGTATCTGGGGTCTGACAGTAATAATAATCATTTGATGGATGcgtatatttgtcctgtttcacacatgtacacatgtggTATTATACCCATGTCTGAAATGCATATCCCGACTcctcctgagacaccctcggagagtggagTCAGGGACAGTAGAGACGAGTGTCAAAGCTGTGGATGAGGCGGGATAACTTCTGGTTAGTAGTCTCTGTCCCACAGAACCCCCTCTCATTCCTGCTGCTTTTTCTCTCAATTCATGACCTATTGGAAGAGAAGGCCCAAGGTCCTTCAGGATACATGTTCTGTTCAGTGCGCAGACTGCCAGTTTAAACCTGAAATTCAACTCTTAACTTGCACCTCTTCCAGAATCCATATTCAATCCCCAGTCAGCCAGACATGGACTGTGAAAACCTGTACATGTTCTCAAAACATGTAGCACatgatatataattttttattgttttaataaTTCAATGATCACTGCAGTGACCGTTTTCCCAACTTTGTACAGAatacatagagaataaaagtcaCATATTTGACATTTGAATTGTTGAATCAATTGTTTTTATTAGATCAGCAAAGATTTGTGATTTGGTTCAATCCAGTGTTTCTGTTGTTAACATATAATAATTCATATGATAATACAATTCATAATTGAATCCTGTCGAACAAATCTAAATCACGGAGGTAGTGGTGCCTTCCGCTGCGTCAGCGTACACACACAACTGAATCAAGTAAAGGAAGAAGGGCTAACATGGGGAGGTATAATGTGCTGTTCCACTGTTACAGAGGCTTTCCCTGGTAAGATCCTAGCAGCGTAGAGATTGCTGCCAATATTGATGTATGGAAACAATCtctctgtaaaagtgtgtgtgaatgtgtgtatgtgtgtgttattatcaAGGTCGTAAAAGGACAGTGGTATCTCTGTCCCAGTCCAGCTGCACTCTGATCCGATGGGGTTTAATGTTCCAGTGTCAGGACCAGTCTGTGGCCCTTTTTGACAACGTGCCCAGTTTTTCATTATAATAGCCTACACGCCAGAGTCCAGTCTGTACCACTCCCTTCCTCTGGACAGACTTATAGACTATCACCTACAAACCATACTGTATTGTCCCCGACGTCTGGTGTCCCAACTGTGTGTTCCAGGAGTCAAAGCCCTCAGAGCCCAGGACCATTCGATAGTGTATCAAACCTCTCTGGGTTGTCAGGAAGCAGACGGATCCATCACTGAATGTCATACTGGTCAAATCGTCAGACAGGTGAGACATGGATGGGCAGTGTTGGGGTCCAGAATCACAGGCGCTgaacagagaaaaaaagagacatgTTTAAAACCAGAGATCCACTGTTTGTTTTAATTTACTGGGACATTATTGCCAGATGATCAGTGATGTTTTTTTTATCTGAAAATTGTCTGAATGCAATTTAAAAATGGTTTGTGAAGATAATGACATTGGTAAGAAATAAAATCAGACTCACTGTATTGAACAGACTTCAGCATCTTCTCCAGAACTGACCTGCAGGTGCCCAGGTGCTTGCCACATTGATCAAGCGCTCCAGAAAACAAGCTCTGGATCTGGGCTTGTGCACTGGGCTCTAGAAGAATATCCAAGAGTTAGTGATACGGTGGGGTTGGGTTCAGACcacagggaacagagagagagaagaggccaaTCACTTAGAGTCCGATTCTTCACCCCTTCCCTGAGGTGTGGCGGACAAATAGGACGAGCCTTACCTTTTTTAACGTGTCCTTGTAGTTCTGCAGGTGAacaaaagtgcaaatgaatcaaTAATACATGTAATCACTGAAATCAATCATCAGTTAATAATCAATAAATCTAATCCCAAATAACCTCTAGACACCACAGAGATATTGGTCCTTACCTGCAGGAATGAGATGTCATCAGATACCAGGTCCTTCTTTATGGCTCTCGTTGTGTCTAATGGCTGCTATCTCTCTGTTCATATCGTCAATCATCTTCTTCATCCTCcgactcttctcctcctcttcctcNNNNNNNNNNNNNNNNNNNNNNNNNNNNNNNNNNNNNNNNNNNNNNNNNNNNNNNNNNNNNNNNNNNNNNNNNNNNNNNNNNNNNNNNNNNNNNNNNNNNNNNNNNNNNNNNNNNNNNNNNNNNNNNNNNNNNNNNNNNNNNNNNNNNNNNNNNNNNNNNNNNNNNNNNNNNNNNNNNNNNNNNNNNNNNNNNNNNNNNNNNNNNNNNNNNNNNNNNNNNNNNNNNNNNNNNNNNNNNNNNNNNNNNNNNNNNNNNNNNNNNNNNNNNNNNNNNNNNNNNNNNNNNNNNNNNNNNNNNNNNNNNNNNNNNNNNNNNNNNNNNNNNNNNNNNNNNNNNNNNNNNNNNNNNNNNNNNNNNNNNNNNNNNNNNNNNNNNNNNNNNNNNNNNNNNNNNNNNNNNNNNNNNNNNNNNNNNNNNNNNNNNNNNNNNNNNNNNNNNNNNNNNNNNNNNNNNNNNNNNNNNNNNNNNNNNNNNNNNNNNNNNNNNNNNNNNNNNNNNNNNNNNNNNNNNNNNNNNNNNNNNNNNNNNNNNNNNNNNNNNNNNNNNNNNNNNNNNNNNNNNNNNNNNNNNNNNNNNNNNNNNNNNNNNNNNNNNNNNNNNNNNNNNNNNNNNNNNNNNNNNNNNNNNNNNNNNNNNNNNNNNNNNNNNNNNNNNNNNNNNNNNNNNNNNNNNNNNNNNNNNNNNNNNNNNNNNNNNNNNNNNNNNNNNNNNNNNNNNNNNNNNNNNNNNNNNNNNNNNNNNNNNNNNNNNNNNNNNNNNNNNNNNNNNNNNNNNNNNNNNNNNNNNNNNNNNNNNNNNNNNNNNNNNNNNNNNNNNNNNNNNNNNNNNNNNNNNNNNNNNNNNNNNNNNNNNNNNNNNNNNNNNNNNNNNNNNNNNNNNNNNNNNNNNNNNNNNNNNNNNNNNNNNNNNNNNNNNNNNNNNNNNNNNNNNNNNNNNNNNNNNNNNNNNNNNNNNNNNNNNNNNNNNNNNNNNNNNNNNNNNNNNNNNNNNNNNNNNNNNNNNNNNNNNNNNNNNNNNNNNNNNNNNNNNNNNNNNNNNNNNNNNNNNNNNNNNNNNNNNNNNNNNNNNNNNNNNNNNNNNNNNNNNNNNNNNNNNNNNNNNNNNNNNNNNNNNNNNNNNNNNNNNNNNNNNNNNNNNNNNNNNNNNNNNNNNNNNNNNNNNNNNNNNNNNNNNNNNNNNNNNNNNNNNNNNNNNNNNNNNNNNNNNNNNNNNNNNNNNNNNNNNNNNNNNNNNNNNNNNNNNNNNNNNNNNNNNNNNNNNNNNNNNNNNNNNNNNNNNNNNNNNNNNNNNNNNNNNNNNNNNNNNNNNNNNNNNNNNNNNNNNNNNNNNNNNNNNNNNNNNNNNNNNNNNNNNNNNNNNNNNNNNNNNNNNNNNNNNNNNNNNNNNNNNNNNNNNNNNNNNNNNNNNNNNNNNNNNNNNNNNNNNNNNNNNNNNNNNNNNNNNNNNNNNNNNNNNNNNNNNNNNNNNNNNNNNNNNNNNNNNNNNNNNNNNNNNNNNNNNNNNNNNNNNNNNNNNNNNNNNNNNNNNNNNNNNNNNNNNNNNNNNNNNNNNNNNNNNNNNNNNNNNNNNNNNNNNNNNNNNNNNNNNNNNNNNNNNNNNNNNNNNNNNNNNNNNNNNNNNNNNNNNNNNNNNNNNNNNNNNNNNNNNNNNNNNNNNNNNNTCTGGGCGGTCCGGCGACGTGATCTACTTCACGTGTTACGCAGCACTGCGTGCTGCACTGAGGTCAGGATGGGATCAACGCTGAGGAGGCGCTTCTACTAGCAGGCGCCTCACGCAGAGTGAGCTGACTCTGACCTTACAGTTCATACTGTGGTGATGTATATTGAGAGCGATAAATAGTGATAGAGTGGATAACATTGTTTGTCTATCAGTGAAGACCTTGTAAGTTTTACAAACTGATGCTTCCTCATCCTAGACTATGGTGATATCATCAATCAAACACAACCAAGACCTTACTTTGCGAATTAGATGTCATTTTAACTATTTTGCGGATCATTCTTGGATGCCATTGTAAGACATCATTGAACAATGTCTGAATCACTCAACTAGCTGTCATCCCAAACAAGAAGACCACTGTGATTGGTACTGAGTTCCTTTTTAAATGTATAACTTAAAGTTCTGTCAATATTATAGGAAACATAACTTCACAAAACTCGCACTAA
Coding sequences within it:
- the LOC112076044 gene encoding mitochondrial glutathione transporter SLC25A40-like, producing MLASCSGALLTSLFVTPLDVVKIRLQAQKSPFPKGKCFVYYNGLMDHTCVCTNGNSKAWYKAPGHFNGTLDAFIKIVRREGIKSLWSGLPPTL